In one Bacteroidota bacterium genomic region, the following are encoded:
- the rsmG gene encoding 16S rRNA (guanine(527)-N(7))-methyltransferase RsmG has product MKPDIIFKYFPDLSSKQRQQFEALFDLYVHWNSQINVISRKDIDLLYERHVLHSLGIAKVIQFKPGTKVMDIGTGGGFPGLPLAIMFPDSHFNCVDSIGKKLKVINEVSAGIGLTNLTTQHERAEKVDGKFDFIVSRAVTEFPVFYSWLKGKFSMKSFNDMPNGILYLKGGDLKEEFGRFYNSCQFFDLKNYFEEEFFDTKKVVYYQWK; this is encoded by the coding sequence ATGAAGCCTGATATTATCTTTAAATATTTTCCGGATTTAAGTTCAAAACAAAGGCAACAGTTCGAAGCTTTGTTCGATTTGTATGTTCATTGGAATTCTCAAATAAATGTAATATCCCGAAAGGATATTGATTTGTTATATGAGCGTCATGTTTTACATTCTCTAGGTATCGCAAAGGTGATTCAGTTTAAACCGGGAACCAAAGTGATGGATATTGGAACAGGAGGAGGATTTCCGGGATTACCATTAGCGATTATGTTTCCGGATTCGCATTTTAATTGTGTAGACTCGATTGGAAAAAAACTGAAAGTGATTAATGAAGTAAGTGCCGGCATAGGCTTAACAAATCTCACTACGCAGCATGAGAGGGCAGAGAAGGTGGATGGTAAGTTTGATTTTATTGTGAGCAGGGCTGTTACTGAATTTCCGGTTTTTTACAGTTGGTTGAAAGGTAAATTTTCCATGAAGAGTTTTAATGATATGCCTAATGGAATTCTGTATTTAAAAGGAGGCGATTTAAAAGAAGAGTTCGGAAGATTCTATAATTCTTGTCAGTTTTTTGATTTGAAAAACTATTTTGAAGAAGAATTTTTTGATACTAAAAAAGTGGTGTACTATCAGTGGAAGTAA